One candidate division TA06 bacterium DNA segment encodes these proteins:
- a CDS encoding DUF89 family protein produces the protein MQADPQQHPLSSRQEKGAKDLKSDPACLPCAIAQGLRAARAATSDPLLLPNAVSAVLDAAAQFDLEDSPAANATCAVKAVCEAIQNPDPYREAKREQNRLALKLYQSTKKVVEDSADRIETALLVSCFGNVIDLGAQDSFDLEKELTTLFERGFARSDLAQFKDRLGTARSILLVADNSGEIVFDKALLEELPSTVRKTIAVKSGPIINDATVEDALKVGLDRVARIITTGSDDLGVNQDRCSPEFLSELDKADLVLAKGHANFETLNELKKGVFFLLKAKCDIVARELGVKTGSLVFAQY, from the coding sequence ATACAGGCTGATCCTCAACAACATCCTCTTTCCAGCCGCCAAGAAAAAGGAGCAAAAGACTTGAAGTCAGATCCGGCCTGCCTCCCTTGCGCCATTGCGCAGGGGCTGAGGGCGGCACGGGCTGCCACAAGCGACCCTCTCCTTCTCCCCAACGCTGTCTCGGCAGTTCTTGATGCAGCTGCACAATTCGACCTGGAGGACAGTCCAGCTGCAAACGCCACCTGTGCGGTAAAGGCCGTCTGTGAGGCGATTCAGAATCCGGACCCTTACAGAGAGGCCAAAAGAGAGCAGAACAGGCTTGCCCTTAAACTGTACCAGTCTACGAAGAAGGTAGTGGAAGATTCTGCAGACAGGATAGAGACTGCTTTGCTTGTCTCCTGCTTCGGGAATGTAATCGACCTCGGTGCTCAGGACTCTTTCGATCTGGAGAAGGAACTGACCACTCTGTTTGAAAGAGGGTTTGCAAGAAGCGATCTTGCTCAATTCAAGGACAGGCTTGGAACTGCCAGGAGCATACTCCTCGTCGCCGACAACTCTGGAGAGATTGTGTTTGACAAGGCCCTGCTCGAGGAGCTCCCCTCAACTGTGCGTAAGACTATAGCGGTTAAGTCGGGCCCAATCATAAACGACGCGACAGTTGAGGATGCGCTAAAGGTTGGTCTTGACAGAGTTGCCCGGATCATAACTACGGGCAGTGATGATCTGGGTGTTAATCAGGATAGGTGCTCACCCGAGTTTCTTTCTGAACTGGACAAAGCCGATCTTGTTCTGGCCAAGGGACATGCCAACTTCGAAACCCTAAATGAACTGAAGAAAGGCGTTTTTTTCCTGCTGAAAGCGAAGTGCGACATTGTGGCCCGCGAACTCGGCGTGAAAACCGGCTCCCTTGTGTTTGCCCAATACTAA